A region of the Dermacentor albipictus isolate Rhodes 1998 colony chromosome 4, USDA_Dalb.pri_finalv2, whole genome shotgun sequence genome:
ATATCTAGGTTTTATGGAATATTTAAAAATCGTCCGTTGAAGAgcacataattctagtccttgaagtggattattcagagaggcggacattacttgcacgagaaatcgaaagaaTATAGAAAGACATCTCTTTTAGCTTCTCGGTTAGCAGCACCGCTTGAGATAAGTACAAGGTTGAGTTTTCACCGTCATGTCTCACAACGCTCACGTGGAATAAGGTGGAGATTCCTCTAAGCATGGATAGCTGAACAACTCTCTGCAACGCTTCACGTACAGTTCTCGACAAGCAGCACATCTACGTTGCTGCGGGCGGTCTGGATCAAGTTCCTGTCTAAGTTGTCAGCCGATGACGGCAGAAACGCGAGGCAGGGCACGAACACAGCGACAAGCTGGGAAGTTGTATGAAAGGCCGTACTGATTATTGTTTGTTTCGCGATCTTGTTCCAGGAGAAAACGTTGCGCGTTTTTGAGACCGTCTGAGGGCGTCGTGTGGATGAGATCCACGCCGTCTGCGTGCTTGGCGAGCCACTTGTTGCACACGTGTTGGtgtggattattcgaagaggcgggcattacttgcacgagaaatcgaaagaaAATAGACAGACATATTGAGTTACGATTGGTAGCTTGTGAGTTCGCTTGGCGTATccatttggaatgaatttccagactGGCATCAGTCTGGGAACCAGTCTGGAACTCGGCGTAAAAATTCGCTGTTGTTCCACCTACTTTCTttacaaaacgctcttttatgtattGTAGCACAAAAGTAGCTAGAATGCCTATTTATTTCTTCCCACACTTTggaaaatatctcgaaactgttgCCATCCTCGAAATTCATTTCAACtgaatacgtcttgcaaactcaccgcgTACAATTCACAAATAGCAATATGTGCGTAAGTAATTAAGAAGCTAATTAGCTCATTTTCGTTCATTCGTTGAATATACGTGTTACTATTTCTAGTGTTATGTCCGCCTCTTCGCGTAACCTATAGATGAAGGATAAGAAATATGCTATGTGCTACgggctatatttaaaaattccgcTGGACTTAGAAATGATCAACCCGTATGCTTTATGCACGTAAATTTTTATGCATAAGATACCATGAAAAAAAGTTATTGCGACCTATGGGTAGAGCATCGTGCTGCTGTGCTGGGGGGCCGAGCTATGCTGCAAAGCAgctgcaagcaagcaagcacgttCGGGCGTGCGTTCAGCCATTGTTATCGTTTCTTTGTCTTGAGGCTATAGCGCATAACTACGCGTGTCGACAAATGGAACGTAGTAGAGGCGAAACTTATAAGCCTAAGCTTTGCTTTGGAACAATGCAGGTAAACAAAACAAATAGTTTGAAATCAGCAATGTGCCGTGAACCCGTCATTCCTGGTTCAGCCTGTAGAGTACTCAGTGCAGAACAAAAACACCGTACGGGCGCACTAGTGCGTTCGGGCGTGCTATAAATGCAAGTGATGTTCAAAATTAAGACAACGTCGTAAGTTTTCAGCCTCCGGAAAAGCACAGCTGAAGGAACTAAAGAATTCCGGCATGCTTAATATGGGAAGCAGGCAGCGTAATCTCGCGTTAACGCCACTGTCATTATTGCCGACGGCGTTGCAGGTGGACAAGCAGAACCTCCGGAAAAACGTCCGTTGCGCCAGGTCCCGGTCATACTCGGACATCGTAGTGTTCCGGAGCGCCTCGTAGTGGTCTATCATTAGCCAGTGCGCGACCTGGAGCGACCGCGTCCACGCGAACAGATCCAGCGCCTGACTTGGCGTCAGCTCTCTGAAGGGGCCGTGCAGGTGCGAGGCGTGCTCTGCGCAGTGCACGAAGTGCGCCGCGTTCTCCGTGCGCCAGGCGACAGCACTTCGAGCCGACGGCACGCCGGCCTGGAACACGCTTCTCGCCAGCACTGTGCCCGCTGTGGCCAGGTCGAACTCGACGGGTACTTGGCCCGAGTACACGAACGGAGGGCGCCCGAGTGCCGCAGGAAATACCACCGCGTTCAGCAGGCGAAGGTAGGTGGCGTCGCTCCTGATCGCATAGCGGTTCTGAAGAACGTCTTCGATATAAGGTGGTTCAGCCAAACGCCGCGATGCCTCGAGTCTTTTGAGAGGCTGGTACTCAATTTCAAAATTTGCAGAGATGTTCACGGAGTCAACGCTCACGCTGTGCGAGTCATTAAAAGGCGTGTGTGACGAGACGTTGAGGTGCAGTAGCTGCACGCTTGACAGCGAAGACAACGCGTGTCGCTTTTGTTCCTCGTTCATGCCGGAAAGCAGCGGCAGGAGTGGCGACAGCCCGCGGATGCGGTCGAACATGTCCACGACCCGCTCTGCCGCGCTCCCGCGAGTTGTAAGGGCGCTGAAAGCTGTAGACCACAACCGCGGTGACATGACATCTCTGCTTGCTTCGAGACAGGTCTTCTTCGCATCTGTGAGCTTCTTGTGGAGCAGCTGCTTGGTATAGTAGAACTGCCCGATCTCCACAAGGACGTGCACAAAGATGTAGAGCAGTCCCAGTTTGTACTGCCCTCGAAAAGAGTCAAGCGCTGCCTCGATGGAGTGAAGCCCGCTGCAAAATACCGGAGAATTGTCACTAAGCTTCCAAGTTTCGGGCAACAACGAGTTAACGAGACGAACGAAGTCGCCGCCTCCAGCCAGCTCAGCCAAACGGTTCGAAACAGCCACCATTTTCACACGCAAACCTTCAGGCTCAATGGCGTATACAGCCTTATCGAATTCAATTAAACGCGAGGCTGTGGCACTGACGTCGCCCGTAATAGCATCGGGCAGGGCCTGAGAAGCAGAGTTCAAGATTTCTTCCAAGTACTGTGGCAGAGTGGCGCTATACGTCGTCTCCTTTAGCTTCTCGGTTAACGGCACCGCTTGAGACAAGTACAAAGTTGCATTTTCACCGTTATGTCGCACAACGCTCACGTGGAATAAGGTGGAGATTCCTCTGAGCAGAGATAGTTGAACAACTCTCTGCAAAGCTTCATTCACAGTTCTCAACATCAGCACATCTACGTTGCTGCGGGCTGTCTGGACCAGGTCCCTGTCTACGGTGTCAGCCGATGACGTCAGAAATGCGAGGCAGGGCACAAACACAGCGACAAGCTGGGAAGTTGCAGAAAGGCCGTACTGATTATTATTTGTTTCGCGATCTCGTTCCAGGAGCAACCGTTGCGCATTTTTGAGACCCTCCGAGAGCGTGGCATGGGCGAGATCCACGCCATCTGCGTGTCTGGCGAGCCACTTGTTGCACACGTGGTGGTAAAAGTCTGAGCACGGTTCCACCTCGGCGTCCATGAGCAATTCAAGCTCTTCCGTCGCTCGCCTGCAGTCAGCGGTCGAGCAGCGGTTGGTGAGTTTCTTAAGCGCGGGCATGAAGAGGGCGAACAGGAGCAGCACGCTGGCTAGGCTGGCGAGCACGAACACGCTGGCGCAGAACGCGGGCGACCTGATCGTCAAGTCGGCTATCGAGGTGGGGAGCGGAAACTCGCGGCGCAGCATTTTCCCAACTGcgagtaaaaagaaagaacgaatgaatgaataaatgaaacgaACAATTATAAGCAAATATGCAAATCGTTTACTCATGTTTCACTCAGCATGTAGGAATGAAGCTAATGCGTTCAGCATTTagtcaatatagcgacacaaggCATTTCCACCGTCGCAGCGAGTTATTTATGAGGCGTCTACCGCAGCGgaattcctctttcgcgcttccctaagaacacttggCGCCACCTAGCGCAGCCGTAGAAAAGCTTACGCGAGGCCTCCGATATGCACGGCGCGCCAGTGCGTACGAGCCGTGGAGTCAGCGACTATCGAGGAAAAGCTGAAAAAGTGGGAACCGCTAGgacgccgccctgttgctactggtcagtgtggccagcgcagttactattgaaatagctgaaaacaagtacaggtcaccttatgcgttgtcatttaaaaacgcatacctgatggatTTATGAAGGTGATGGGTTGATATTAAGTTTACTGAAAGCGCTTGCTAAGCGCGtggcttatgtaaatcacgatatACACATGCATGCAATAAAGGACgacacgaatttcggtttcgaatgtCTGTTTTTTGaaatgcgtagtagtttcgtacagtttatgTTCGACAAGCGATCGCGCGTCAACATCTGACGCTATGGCAGATtcgtgccttttgtgccaccGAATCCCCGAAGTGCTTTGGCTAATATACCTTCACAtctaagtaaacgaatgtatcttctTGTTCAGAACATCACGCGAGTAGACAGCTCCTGTcatgcatcacaatcgtttgagaagcgccacagtagagcatttttttaCATACGGAGCGGTGTTTTATTTGCAGGTTttccttcagtaggaaattgctggacaggcggaccagcgcaccggaatagTACTGGTGAATACACAAGCAAGTcatagaatctgtttaattgttgcactttgaacaatcatgcttctacaaaggccacatcagaaaaacagcctgatgccgagtatttctgtgccacgaagcaatcaagaggcgagtgcctaatacggatgaaatcgagtgcatgaacccacatattaatagcgtaggcgtttcaTAAAcggtgcaatattttcaacacttccttgcacgccatttcatgtggcatatcttttctggtctcAAATGTGTGCAGCGAATATATTTGCATGATAGACTCCGGGACTGTGGGACCGTTCatttgcacttgatgctgagtcctTTACATGTATTCATAAACTGCaaatatgcacatcagatccctacgagcattttcggaattcaattattttagacactAGGCACatatatgcaatactgacataatctcaaataccactaagaagctgggacacatttttgttgagtatACTAGCAGGTAAAATaggtagatcatgtggacagccccagctcattttccttaattcagtgtgtacaaggggtatgcaaaaagAACTTTCTtcctcgcgcaccgattattttgctttataagcaaaagaacccaccacgttagtgtaacatacgttgtacatcacactaatatgtgctttaatttaccaagtgagatgagttacttttatggctcattcagtcaaatcacacAAGCTGCATTAATAAATCTTCTATtagattttgcaaatgtttaatgaaacatgttccCTTGTATGCAGATGCAATGACAAGCCCttctgtgtgttccaaaggtaaaatttaagctctaaattaaaggcatttctagtcagaaaaacaaacataaatggtgaatgcatagtatcagaagcccaaggtacagaaattatgagaaatgtcgaatgattttaaggaaagaatgatatttgaaaatgcaagactctttaatggaggtcaagcaagtcgaTATATGTataatactctgcaaaattatgcgagtgatgggatggcaaacaatgggtcaggaaacgCAGtttctctgcaaaaaaaaaagctgatgatTGTCATTACATAAGTAACTTAAGCATGATGAGACCGTTGCTTGATCAATTCAGAAACAAACCAAAAAGCatgacacgcaaaaataaaaaaaaatcaatttaatgatgctctctccaaattgggttaaataaaaataaacggatCACATCTAAtttggacatatcagacgccttgtgaaagactaaaggaaaaattcagtttcgagctatggcatttgccgcatagatgtgggggaccttgcaccaatagtgatagttaccactgcatttagaaattgaaagcattcatgaagacaaggatgattctttatattttgaCTATCACTTCAAGTGCCTCTACCAAGTGTTACAGTGCTACACGCAGTAATACTAAGGATCTCACAGCAACACCCAcaggtaaaaagcaaaagcagtcaaagtgctggcgTATTCTGGACACTagctttgaaaacttttaggcaagaacagtggaagaagcagacataagaactacatttatttccataattccccatttgaatggccttttctttttgcttagagaatgcctacgcctagcgacagcagctccctcatgcagacttcgcaaaccaagaggccgtggaggcaaatgcaggtaagaggcaagaagcaatagcactgttattgacattcatctaatttctttctttttcttacatataggcagccagcacacctcgaacagccaccttgattGCGGTGTGTCAGCAGATTCCTCTTGAACATATGCTCATAATATACTTCAGCAAACTTGAAGGCAagtgggacattgatgcattgctttTTTGAACATTCAGTGTACACGTACAATATATGTTATAGTTTGCAGtactacagagcgtattttgaaacTTCCCTCTAtgttttgcacctttaattacgtatgtattgtgtggccctcaatgcagttcatgttgtaacagctgctttgtctgtgtattgcacattggattaagcttgtgatatccacatgtgcaaaaggcctatacttctctcacatatacaaaataaggttctaCGTAGCtctcagtgttacaataaaagtaaacaatccggtcgtggaattgtgtttattgcAGTAATTCCTATGACAGGtattgacaagttgacaacaTGAACTGGTCAATTGGTCATGGGAGGGTATTGTATgtataaaaatagaaaaaaaagggggggggagtatgtgtgtgtgtttttgtagGGTGGGGGTATAGggttagggcggtacgaaaaaaatgtaccaacaccgtcgtCTAGACCCATTGctttaaggtaccgtaacaaagcgtactatgcataaagttcatacaactaaCTATGATATTGCTACGCATGCCTGGCGACGCGAGTTACATTTGCCATGACTCGCATTCGCGACTGcgccggatgccctccatattattctggttaatcgtgctcactgcaccgaggcaaaagaacgatcatgggcgcaggtgcctttaaaatatctcgaccttgcgaggcaccgctGCGCGCGCCAGAGGAGCTGTCCgggcgaacactccctggcacacacctgcctcggcggccccagcCTACATACCGtcctgcttcgagctttgatctcTTCACTGTTCCTTGGGTGCCCTGGTGTTCCTACgctgcctgctttattataatctccggtgctctcctgagacttccgtttgtcggttacatgtgccctacagctggatcagtacttgtaataaaaaaaaagcgctctGCCGTCGAGACGTTAGATCGCGACAGCGGcttctgcaacataccgcgcccgtgcgaagagagttatggaacgccaacgaggaatctgaccacagcttctaGCTCCAAACTCGTAACCTCGTCCGAGTGACACTccagcaacaggcgtgaccgccgAAAAgagcataccgccggaaacttcaacagtaTCATCCTtaggttgcataactgccagctgcaCGGCCAACATGGATCACACctacaccatcccgcaacatagaataaagaaccaacttataaagcgcaaacacacggctgcacgcacacaacatcaccacactacaagcgagacgccatgctgctacggtTGCCAGATTAAagctgactactgtcaccaagtctagcaagcgtctcaggagctggcaacctcggcgcgtagcaacatggcggtgcTCTTGCGGTTCCCAATTTTAATGCATTGGCCCTATGGGTAggttgtcctctagagtcagtatagtaactctatggtacGAACGATGAGAAGGGCCTCATGCGGcaaccaggctcctctctcgcgctacTTTTTTTGGACACGCGGCCCCATCTAGTGGCATTGCTGAGAAGTATGGAGGAATCCTCCGAGACGAGAatcgtggcgcgccggtgcccgCAAACGCTGTGCCCTCGCTTGGACGTACGCTCGGTGGCACATAATCAATTACCAACATAAGTCCAGTGCATTGTGGTGCAGCTTGCTAATGCGTCGGTTTGCTGTTCTTGAGGAGTCCTTGTGATGTGGGCTCGATTCATGACTCGATGCATATCGGCTCGATGATGTGGGCTCGATGCATATCGGAGAAATGGAAGTGATcgttttcgtcattgtagagcgttgttaagaacggccagctgcagtgcaaagttttgccaaccagttgcgactgtggaggcaacatcccgggagcattgccgccaacctctagccacgacgtggctaagtcgactttgtgtcgatatcaatacgcgcatccttcactctccgtcgcttcatcTAGGATGCGTTGTGACGGAAggagtttgacgaagcaggct
Encoded here:
- the LOC135913596 gene encoding uncharacterized protein isoform X1, whose translation is MNPSTPDAALSDCYPMGKREKRDSVHESAQESGTHASATSRSRIRKKKPRTRRRSKKKPRTRDSERPEAASTSLLSPASEQEFTLTHESARLKAGDEKSLPPADDIPPASETTAAPPTAVDVSVPVIEAVAALRPPEPASTSEKPCEENKEEDLGERRRVSISGGEKRRDKELIPSPLESAEPAPLLIEAQTGTTRKSSVHFGKMLRREFPLPTSIADLTIRSPAFCASVFVLASLASVLLLFALFMPALKKLTNRCSTADCRRATEELELLMDAEVEPCSDFYHHVCNKWLARHADGVDLAHATLSEGLKNAQRLLLERDRETNNNQYGLSATSQLVAVFVPCLAFLTSSADTVDRDLVQTARSNVDVLMLRTVNEALQRVVQLSLLRGISTLFHVSVVRHNGENATLYLSQAVPLTEKLKETTYSATLPQYLEEILNSASQALPDAITGDVSATASRLIEFDKAVYAIEPEGLRVKMVAVSNRLAELAGGGDFVRLVNSLLPETWKLSDNSPVFCSGLHSIEAALDSFRGQYKLGLLYIFVHVLVEIGQFYYTKQLLHKKLTDAKKTCLEASRDVMSPRLWSTAFSALTTRGSAAERVVDMFDRIRGLSPLLPLLSGMNEEQKRHALSSLSSVQLLHLNVSSHTPFNDSHSVSVDSVNISANFEIEYQPLKRLEASRRLAEPPYIEDVLQNRYAIRSDATYLRLLNAVVFPAALGRPPFVYSGQVPVEFDLATAGTVLARSVFQAGVPSARSAVAWRTENAAHFVHCAEHASHLHGPFRELTPSQALDLFAWTRSLQVAHWLMIDHYEALRNTTMSEYDRDLAQRTFFRRFCLSTCNAVGNNDSGVNARLRCLLPILSMPEFFSSFSCAFPEAENLRRCLNFEHHLHL
- the LOC135913596 gene encoding uncharacterized protein isoform X2; translation: MNPSTPDAALSDCYPMGKREKRDSVHESAQESGTHASATSRSRIRKKKPRTRRRSKKKPRTRDSERPEAASTSLLSPASEQEFTLTHESARLKVGKMLRREFPLPTSIADLTIRSPAFCASVFVLASLASVLLLFALFMPALKKLTNRCSTADCRRATEELELLMDAEVEPCSDFYHHVCNKWLARHADGVDLAHATLSEGLKNAQRLLLERDRETNNNQYGLSATSQLVAVFVPCLAFLTSSADTVDRDLVQTARSNVDVLMLRTVNEALQRVVQLSLLRGISTLFHVSVVRHNGENATLYLSQAVPLTEKLKETTYSATLPQYLEEILNSASQALPDAITGDVSATASRLIEFDKAVYAIEPEGLRVKMVAVSNRLAELAGGGDFVRLVNSLLPETWKLSDNSPVFCSGLHSIEAALDSFRGQYKLGLLYIFVHVLVEIGQFYYTKQLLHKKLTDAKKTCLEASRDVMSPRLWSTAFSALTTRGSAAERVVDMFDRIRGLSPLLPLLSGMNEEQKRHALSSLSSVQLLHLNVSSHTPFNDSHSVSVDSVNISANFEIEYQPLKRLEASRRLAEPPYIEDVLQNRYAIRSDATYLRLLNAVVFPAALGRPPFVYSGQVPVEFDLATAGTVLARSVFQAGVPSARSAVAWRTENAAHFVHCAEHASHLHGPFRELTPSQALDLFAWTRSLQVAHWLMIDHYEALRNTTMSEYDRDLAQRTFFRRFCLSTCNAVGNNDSGVNARLRCLLPILSMPEFFSSFSCAFPEAENLRRCLNFEHHLHL